ACACTTTTTTGTTATGTTTGTTCTGGTGCATTATGTTATTTTGATAAGTTTCAACTGTTCTGATTTcaaattgttaaatatatattttgtttTGGTGTTTATCGCGAGAAATTCTACTTGAAGTTCGTATATTCCTTTCAGTTCGATCCTTATGCAATATCTTCACTTTTCTGTTTTGTATCgattattttagaaattattctgtttgaattttttttgttggttttGGTTTGGTTTTGTTTTTACACCACAATAATTTGTATATTTAATGataacctaataacgacgggtcaaaaatccaaacaaagacgggaaaaaccgtcgcaaatgtttttttatgacgggttaactacggattaacgacgggattttccattaatgacGCCCGACGAGTCCGCGACGGGATATCCCGtggttaatcaacgattattgactTTTAGCAAGGGAATtatccgtcgttaatggtacaatttcttgtagtgttaggTCTAATTAGTCGTGCGGATGTATACTCGTTGACTTCATAGTTTTACATGAAAATCATGATACAAAGATTTAAAGTTGGGGAATCTTGTAGGTTTCATGGTTGTTTTAATTTGAATGATTGAGACCTCAGCTCTGTTTATAAATGTAGCAATTGTAATTGGTTCAGTGATTTTGTTTAgtaattgaatttgtatttggatAGATTTCTAATAATATATATTAATGTCTGGTGATCTTGCAGATTGTACGTGTTGCAAGTTGAAGACGAAGATGGCGGAAGTGGCAACACGTTTTGGTGAAAGTGATGCCACAAGACAAAAGTTGAGGTTGTTAAAGCTTGCTGCAAAGAAACCTGCTTTCAAATCCTCACAAATACCTCAATTTAAGAATCCATCAGCAGTTGATGCCTACAATAAGCGCATATGTCAATTCTCAAAACAAGTGCCTAAACTCAACTGTGGCTTcgaaaaatcaaaccaaaaaacGCCTGTCATTGGTCATAGGAAGCTTAACTCTATTACTGGATTGAAGCGTAGAGCTGAGGAAGTGTTAGAAGAAGAAAGAGGATCTAAACCAAAGAGGTCGAAGATGGACAGTGGTGCAATACTACATTGGAAGCCTGTTGAAATGAATTTCGAAAAGGAGCATCACAAAGACATTCAACTCTCCCCATCAAAGATGTTACGTGTGGCACAATTGAAGAGTAGGTATGCAGAAATCATACTCAAGGCCCAACGTTACACTTCGTTGCAACAGGTAATTGTCGTCTAATCTTAATCTCGATCTAATCACTTCCAAATTTCGATCTATTTAGGTATTCTTTTAGTCTCAATTTTAATTCAAGTTTACTTACATTACTTGATTTCTGAAAATGTTCAGGGTGATAAAACAATTGGGCAAGTAGAAAAGGAGTCGGCTGCAAGATTAAATGAAGAATCTAAAatgaaaaggaaaagacaagAAGCGAGGGAGGAAGCCAGGATGGCAATTAGAAAGATGGAACGATCAGTGATAAATGTTGAAGACAACTATAAAGTTATGAAAGATCTTGAGGGTCTGATGGGAACCTCAAATTTAGTAGTAAAGTGCGATGATCGTAGGTCCCTTGCTACTATATGGAGTCATGTAGACCGTCGTATAATCAGGACACCATTGGAACGTCTGGGTTTATTCATCAAGGATGATTATAACTGAAGATGGATCGATCGATAAGGAGCTCAAGGCAATGTTGATAATCTGTAAGATAAGTTTTGACAGCATATCCAAATGGCTAAGTAATGTATAGAGACCAACTAGCTTTCAGTCTTTCAAACCTTGAAACAAGCACAATAAATAGAGCACAATTGGCAAGATCATTACAACGTGTCTTTAATTTGTAGTATGATACCAAAATGAATGGAATTGTAAGTGGGGCTACTACTTTACTGTGTTATCATATGTAGTTGGGAAAGCAATATGTtagataatgccttgaatcggtcaagccccttacGACAACGCCCCCGAACTTTACGGTATCTGTTATTTTGGACAtgggttatctgttttgggcctattttctgggctattccgcatctgtctagagagtattatataaactctttaggtcataacctagcagtattctgtaatctgtaatcctcaaagatcaataaaactttcctcccctctgcctgtggacgtagctaacacattgttagtgaaccacgttaaatctctgcgttccttaattacgttatttaatctttctttgcatccgttataacacAATATATGCTGGTTGTGCTATTCAACAGACCATGGGGAATTGTCCCTTTGTGCAAGGGTACTGGTCTTGATGTGGAAAGACTGCGACTTTCTGGTCTTGTGCTTGCTCCAACCAGAGGATTGAGAAAGTTATGAAGATTATTTGGGTGTCAAGCTAAGGTTCATGCTTGTGTTGGAGGCACAAGCTAAAGTGTGCGTGAGGATCAAAAAAGTCCTCAGCTCGCTGCATACAATCCCTTGGGGCTAATCAGATTAAAATGTTTTTTCTTAATGTGAAGCTGATATAACATTCTTCCTTTTTAGTGATATAATGCAGACATGTTGATTTCTCTTtctgttgaacatatatttcagTATAGAAATAGGTGTTTCCTTTCTTTCGAGAAATCGGTTGCTCTTCATAATTCAGTTTTTATGACTAAATCATCAACATCATCTTTGCTTTTACTAGCTCTGGTCCATGATTAAACAGTCAGTCAACCATTTAAGTGATCCAAATACTGCCTTGACTCTAaccaaaataaattgaaaattttctgCAGCAAGGATTTTGAGAAGGCTACCAACTAGTCATATGGTTTCGAGAATTCAAGGGATATCCAAAAAAGATACTTAACTAGTCATTCCCCAAACAAAAAAGATACTTAACTAGTCATTCCCCAAACAAAAAAGATACTTAACTAGTCATTCCCCAAACAAAAAAGATACTTAACTAGTCAACAAGTAAATTAACAGTCAAGAGTAATGCAAAGACGCAATGTTATCGACATAGCAATCATATAAGTTGCATATATAATTCTACTGTATGTAAATTGAAGGACAAGAGCTAAGCCTAAATTCAGCAGACTTACAAAGCAACAAGAAATGTACGTGATTGAGGTACTCGATCAATAGCCAATATCAAGCTCTGAATTGCGAAGTTCTAATTGCAGGGTTTTAGGGAGGTCTTGATAAGGGTGTTCACAATTACCCTTATAGGAAGATCACACTGATCCTTGAATGAAGAATAAGAAGAAGAAGTGTAGAAGGAGAGAAGAATACAGAAGAAGAAGACGagcaagagagagagaaagagagaggaaTTAGGAGTTGTAATATATTCATTGATTTGCCAAATACAATGTATGTTTGTTATATAAGCTGACAAAAGGAATCAGCTAACAAACTTCTAACAACTTCCTAAATTTAAGGGAATTTATTTAAAAAGCTAGCTAACTAAAATAACTAACTTTTGTAACtgattttcccgccaaaactaAGGTGATCAATGATCATCCCATATCATAACACTCCCCCTAAAAAAAGACTTGTCCTCAAGTCGAGACAacaaaagaaggaaattgagctCTAAAATCATCAGCCACCTCCCAAGTTGCTTCATGATCTTCAAAACCAACCCAAGTGACAAGATACTGCTCCTGTGGATGACCTTGAAACTGAACCATACGTTTCTGTAAGATAGCTGCAGGAGTGACAGACTGTTGAGCAGGATTAATCCCTTGAAACCAATCTGGAATATGGCTAGCAATAGGAAGAGTGCCCTTAAACCGTTTAAGTTGAGAGACATGGAACACATCATGTATTTTAGCATCAACTGGAAGTTTCAATTTGTAAGCAACCTTGCCAATGAGAGCTGCAATTTGAAATGGTCCATAATAATGATGAGCCAACTTCTGATTGGACCTTCTGTGTACAGTATGCTGCCTATAGGCCTGCTATTTCAACCATACCCAATCACCAACATTAAACACCCTTTCTGACCTCTTTTTGTCAGCTTGAACTTTCATTCTTTCCTGAGCTTTTGTCAAATGAAATTTCAAAGTGTCAATCATAGCCTCCCTCCTGAGTAAGCTTCTATCCACCTCTGCATTATTAGATTCTTGTGGTAAATAGGGCAAGTGAAGAGGGGGTGGTTGATTGTAGACCACCTCATATGGAGTGATCCTGCTGGCAGTATGAAAATGAGTGTTGTACCACCACTCAGCCAATGGCAACCACATGTGCCAATCC
This Spinacia oleracea cultivar Varoflay chromosome 6, BTI_SOV_V1, whole genome shotgun sequence DNA region includes the following protein-coding sequences:
- the LOC130464209 gene encoding uncharacterized protein, coding for MAEVATRFGESDATRQKLRLLKLAAKKPAFKSSQIPQFKNPSAVDAYNKRICQFSKQVPKLNCGFEKSNQKTPVIGHRKLNSITGLKRRAEEVLEEERGSKPKRSKMDSGAILHWKPVEMNFEKEHHKDIQLSPSKMLRVAQLKSRYAEIILKAQRYTSLQQGDKTIGQVEKESAARLNEESKMKRKRQEAREEARMAIRKMERSVINVEDNYKVMKDLEGLMGTSNLVVKCDDRRSLATIWSHVDRRIIRTPLERLGLFIKDDYN